CGCATATAGTGGAGATCGGCAAAAATATTGTCAAAAACTATGATCTGTCTAAGAAAATATAAGCTAATAATTACGATTGCTAAATAGATGATTAAAAATCATAATTCTAATTGATGTAATTATAAGGCAAGTTATGAAGCAAGACTGAGTTGCAAGAAAATATATTTTATCGAAACAGAATTCAGGAGTCAGGAGTCAGAATGGGCTAAAACTTGGCTATCCGCTAACAGAATTAATTTTGATAGCGCAGCAGTAGCGAGTCTACGAGCGTCACGAAAGAGTGGATAGCACGCTCAAAGATTGGCTTTGCGCGTCGCCATCGAGCGTCTTCATTCTGACTCCTGTTAGCGTAGCCCATTCTGACTTCTGAATTCTTCTTTAATCTGATATTGTTAAGTTATATTACATAAAATAAATCAAGACTTAAATTTACTTTTAAATGCAAGAATCTAGTTAAACAAAATATCATTAGTAAGAAATATTACATACAAATCTAGACTTTAATGCTTTTATAGTTCTAAATGCCAATACCAATTAAGATTTAAAAAATTGTTTGATATTAATATACATGCGATTAAGTTCCGTAATTATACGGTGACAGGACAAATTAAACTGTACTATTAATTAAGATATAAATATCCTTAAGTTATCGAGAAAAACATTAGCAGACAGAAAGCTACTAGCAATTTCGGCTAAAGTATCAGCATCTAAAAGATAACTAAGCTGCTGACAGAATTATTTTTGCTGAATGAGTCAAAAATATCTAGATTAACGAATAAGTGCCCCTTGGCAATGAGAAACTATATTGAATCAATTTTCGTCTGCCTATTTCATAGAAAGTACAAGGAAACATTCTGTCAGTTGAAAACTTAACTTTTTCTTAAAAAGGAAGCAATGGCAGCAGGCAGTAGAATATATCCTATCAAGAATAGAACTTAATAGTTGACTAAACTCTTTTTTGAAAGATACTCCACCCCTTGTAAGTAGTTTTGTATGTTAATCGAATAACTCACTAGGTTGTAAATTATACACCTTGTTCGTGAGAGAGTCTGCCTATTTTCTCGATTCTAAATTTCCGTTAGTCCCAATTCCAATTTTCGGGATTACCAGAAAGCAATTTTATCTAAAAATATCTGAAAAATCTGCTATGACGTACCGTCATAACCTTGGTTGATGGTTCGATCTTTGAAGGAGCTATGAGGTGGAAAATAATAAGTCGTTTCTGTGGCCAGAAGGAATATTAATTGCGCTGCTTGCCTTAGGTGGTGTTTTTAGTCTTGCTTTCATGATGCTTCTAAGACCAAATGCTTCAGAGGCTCAGAGTAGACAAAGTATAAATATCAAAGATGTAACTGCAAACGTAGGAACTCAGCAGCGCATTGAGAAATTAAAAGCGGCGATGCTTACAAGTTGGCAGCAACAAGCACAAACAAAGGGTCTAGCCTACCCTATACCATCAAGCTTTCAAGGGGCAACAATTGAATCCGCAAAACTCACTCAAGGCGAGAAAGTAATTGCTCTCACATTTGATGATGGCCCTTGGCCTGAAACTACAGAGCAAGTATTAGATATCCTGAAATCCAATAATATCAAAGGAACGTTTTTTGTCGTTGGGCAGAATTTAAAAAATTTTCCAGAGATAGGAAAGCAGATTGTCGCTCAAGGTCACGTCATAGCCAATCATACTTGGCATCACTGGTATCACTTCTTTAATCAAGAAGCAGCAGCTTTTGAAATAGACCGCACAACAGACCTAATTTATCAAATTACAGGTGCTAAAACAAATCTCTTCCGACCACCAGGCGGCAACCTGCACAATGGATTAGCTGCTTATGCTAAAGGTCAAAAGTATACTGTGGTAATGTGGTCGGCTGACTCTACGGACTACAAATTACCAGCTGTACCAAAGTTGATAAATAACGTAATTAAAGATTCAAAACCTGGTGGAATTGTGCTGATGCATGATGGTGGCGGGAACCGTTCTAGAACTGTGCAAGCTTTACCAGAAATTATTAGCAACTTTAGAAAGCAAGGCTACCGCTTTGTTACTATTCCAGAACTTTTAGAAATTCAGGATAAAGAGCAAAAGTTACTTGCTAACAAAAAGCAATAATTATTAATTACAGTTAATTAGTCAATAGTAATTGCCTAAAAACTAAAATTATACTTTTTGGTTAAAATACTTTATTTCGGAATCAGTTAGTAAAGATATAGCGGTTGCCAATCTAGTGAGGTACACCCGTAGGGGCACGGCAGTGCCCATTGGTGTCAACTTCAGCTGAAACTCCTTTAAAACCTCGTTTCCAGCCGGAGGCTGGAAATGCTGCTCTTGGCGGCTCTGCCGCCAGCAAGAGAGGCGGAGCCTCAACGACGGGCATTCCCAGTCGGAGACTGGGAACGAGGCAATCTAAAAGCTGTTTCTACGAATCACATTAAACTCACTTAATGACTACTAGTCACTAAACTGAACTCAGTTGTTGTCTTTTCAGGATTAGCTTCTGGACTATCAGCTTCAGAAGGTGGAACCAATTGCCAGAATTTCGGCAAAAATTCTTGCCAGTTTTGCAGAATTTTCTTCGCCTTTGGTGAACCAGTTCGTTCTGCATGATTTTGGATTAACTCTTGCAGTTGTTTAGCACCTACTTCTGTAATCACCCGCTGAATTTTGACAATTTCTGGGTTGACTAACTCCCGAAATGAGTCCTCTTCATCCAAGAAGTATGCCAGTCCTCCAGTCATTCCAGCAGCTACGTTACGTCCTACTTTGCCAAGGACGACAATCACACCACCAGTCATGTATTCACAGCAGTGATCCCCAGCACCTTCAATTACTGCTACGCCTTTGGAGTTTCTGACAGCAAAGCGTTCTCCTGCTAGTCCGTTGGCAAATAACACGCCACCTGTAGCACCATAGAGGCAGGTATTGCCAACTATCACATTTTGTGATGCGTTATAGGTGGCAGCAGTTGGAGGTTTGATGATGATTTCACCACCATGCATCCCTTTACCTACGTAGTCGTTTGCTTCTCCTTCTAGGTTGAGAATTATGCCTGGGAGGTTGAAAGCACCAAAACTTTGCCCAACACTACCTGTGAAGTTGAGATTAATTTGTCCTTCAAAGCCACTGTCACCGTATTGAGAAGCGATCGCACCCGCTAATCTTGTGCCTACTGTTCTGTCAGTATTGACAATCGGGTAAGTCTTAGTAACAGTAGACTGATCCCTAATGGCAGCCTGAATTTCGGCATCGGCAAGAAACTTGTCATCTAAAACCACGCCGTTGCTGTGGACTTCTTCATGCACCAACCAGCTACGATTGTCTTTGCTATTTGGTAAATGAAGTAAACAGTCGAGATTCAGCGATCGCGTTTTGGTGAGTTTTGCTTCTGGGCGCAGTTTTAACAAATCTGCACGCCCAATGATTTCTGATAAAGAACGGTAGCCAAGTCGGGCTAACAAACTACGCACTTCTTCGGCTATGAAGTAGAAGAAGTTGACAACTTGTTCGGGTATTCCCGTAAACCGTTTACGGAGTTCTTCTTTCTGAGTAGCAACACCCTTCGGGCAGGTATTCAGGTGGCAAACTCGCGCCATGATACAGCCTTCAGCAATCATGGCAATGGAGCCGAAACCAAATTCTTCACCACCCATCAATGCACCTATTACCACATCCCAGCCACTCTTGAGTCCACCATCTACGCGTAAGATCACGCGATCGCGCAGGCTATTTTCCATCAAAACCCGATGCACTTCACTTAATCCGAGTTCCCACGGTGAACCAGCATGTTTAATCGAGCTAAGTGGCGATGCACCTGTACCACCATCATGACCGGAAATCTGAATGATATCAGCGTTGGCCTTAGCTACACCAGCGGCGATCGTGCCAATGCCAACTTCTGAAACTAGCTTCACTGACACCTTTGCTTTGGGATTAATTTGGTGCAGATCAAAAATCAGTTGCGCTAGGTCTTCAATTGAATAGATATCATGGTGTGGTGGTGGCGATATCAGCGTCACGCCTGCTTTAGAGCGCCTTAACATCGCAATGTATTGGCTCACCTTTGGCCCTGGCAGTTGTCCACCTTCCCCAGGTTTAGCACCTTGGGCAATTTTGATTTCAATTTGTTTGGCGTTGACGAGGTACTCCGGCGTGACACCAAAGCGTCCTGATGCAACTTGCTTAATAGCACTATAAGCTCGATCGCCATTACGCAATCCTTTTAAATGAGGTAGGGTTGGCGAGTGACCAGACTCGTCTACATCATCTAGAACTGTATAGCGTACTGGATCTTCGCCGCCTTCTCCAGAATTGGATTTACCGCCGATGCGGTTCATGGCGATCGCTAAAGTTTCATGAGCTTCTCTTGACAAAGCGCCTAAAGACATGCCTCCGGTGCAGAAGCGTTTGACTATTTCATATACCGATTCCACTTCTTCTAGAGGAACTGAAGGGCGATCGCCTTGGAAATCCAGTAAATCCCGCAAGGCTGTTACTGGTCTACCTTGGAGGTGCTTTTTGTAAACTTCGTAGTGGTTGTAGTCGTTGCCATCTAGGGCTTTATGCAGCGCCTTCACCATTTCTGGGTTATTGCTATGGTATTCGCCACCAGGACGGTATTGCACAAAGCCCAGGTTTTCTAACTTCGTGGTCGTCAGTTCTGGGAAAGCCTGGCTATGGAAGGAAAGCACTTCATCAGCTAGTTCACTCACACTCAAACCACCGATGCGGGAAGTCGTACCACGGAATCCCAATTGGATTAAATCTCCACCGATGCCAATAGCTTCAAAGATTTGGGCTGCTTGATAGCTGGAGAGCAGAGAAATTCCCATTTTGGAGAGAATTTTTAGCAAACCTGATTCCACTGATTTGCGATAGTTTCCTAAAGCTTGTTCGAGGGTGAGGGTGGGAATTTTTTGCACACCCATTAACTTTTGAGTTTTGGGATCAGACCACCAGTCACGCACCGTATCTAAAGCCATATAAGGGCAAACTGCACCAGCACCATAGCCAATCAGACAAGCAAAGTGATGGGTACTCCAGCATTGAGCAGTATTGACAATCAGGGATGTTTTCATTCGCAGCCCTTCCCGAATCAGGTGGTGATGCACCGCACCTACTGCTAATAAGGGAGGAATGTAGGTATATTCTGTGTTGATACTGTCATTGACACCATCGCTTAATATTAAAATCCTTGCACCTGCCCGGACTGACTCAGCGGCTTGTGCTTGTAAAGACTCCACAGCAGCTTTCAATCCTTCTGGGCCATTGGCGATCGCAAATAGGGTTGATAACTCAGCTGTGGCGAATCCTGACAGCTTAATCGCCTCTAATTCATCATCAGTCAACAGTGGCGATTCAAGTTTCAATCTCCGGGCATATTCTGGCTTGGGTTCTAATAAGTTACCCCGTTCACCTAGTTCGACTTTCAGAGACATGACTAGCTTTTCCCGCAGGGGATCGATCGCGGGGTTCGTCACCTGAGCAAAGCGCTGTTTAAAATAGTCATAAAGCAGGTGAGGCTTTTCTGACAGCACCGCTAAAGGAATATCATCACCCATACTGAAAGTTGGTTCCGAACCTGCGATCGCCATTGGATGAATCACCATTTCCACATCTTCTATGGTGTAGCCAAAGGCAGTTTGACGCTGAAGTAAGGTTTGCTTATCAATTTTGTCAGTTGTACTATGCCCGTTACCATTCTCAGCAGCCAGATGTCCATTTCCATTTCCATTTGACGACTGACTACTGACAATTTCTTTGAGTTCTTGACGGTACTGTTGCAGCCATTCTCCATAAGGGTGCTGCTTGGCGATGCGCCCCTTAATATCCCAATTCTTCAGCACTTCCTGATTTTCTAAATCCACAGCAATCATTTGCCCTGGGCCGAGTCTACCTTTCTCGACAATATCGGCTTCTGGGAAGTCCACGACACCAGCTTCCGAAGCTACAACAATGTAATCATCTTTGGTGATCAAGTAACGAGCAGGTCTTAAACCATTACGATCTAGAGTTGCACCAACTTTTTTACCATCGCTGAATACTAAAAGTGCTGGCCCATCCCACGCTTCTTGCAAACCACTGTAATATTCATAGAAATCAACAATTTCTGGATATTCACGTAAAGAAGGCTGATTTTGGTAAGCCTCTGGAACCATAATCATTAAAGCTTCCAAGGGGGTGCGTCCAGAACAAACCAGCAATTCCACTACGTTATCCAGGGTAGCTGAATCGCTGTTATCGATATGAACTAGTGGCTTGAGTTCCTGGATGCGATTATTCCACACTGAATGATTCAAGCCAGCTTCTCGTGCCATCATCCAGTTGATGTTACCCAATAAGGTATTGATTTCGCCGTTGTGACCTAAAAGCCGCATCGGTTGGGCGAGGGGCCACTTGGGCATCGTATTGGTACTAAAGCGGCGATGATAGACAGCAAAGGCACTTTTGTAAGCTGGATTTTTTAAATCGTCATAAAAGTTGCCCAAAACGGCAGAACGCACCATGCCTTTGTAGACAATTGTCCGGCTTGATAACGAGCAGATATAAAATTCTTCTGAGATTTTGGTTGCAATTTTACTAATTCGGCGGCGGGTAATATACAACTGCCGTTCCAATTCATCGCCGCTTTTGTCAACAGAAGCTAACAAAACTTGTTCAATTTGGGGTTGATTTTCTCTTGCTTGTACCCCCAGTAAATCAGATTGCACTGGCACTACTCGCCAACCCAATACAATCAATTTTTCTTCAGCAGCTACTTGCTCAACAGTTGCCCTAGCTTTTTGTGCTGCTTCTTGGTCTTGTGGGAGAAATATCATCCCCACAGCTATATTATCGGTGGATGGAAATTCCTTCCCCCTTTGGGCAAAGTCTTGTTGGAACAACTCCCAAGGTATTGCTGTCAACACTCCTGCACCATCACCAGAGTCTCGATCGGCGCTACAACCTCCCCGATGTTCTAAGCAGGTTAAAGCAGCTAAAGCTTTTTTGACAATTTCGTGGCTGGTATGATTCTGACGATGAGCAATAAAACCTACACCACAGGCATCTCGTTCCTCTACTAACCACTTTTGCCCCTGATAGGTATCTCTTGAGTTGATATCCACTGTGATTTTCTGGTCTTGATTCATCGGTTGATTATTCATACCCTGTTCCTGAAGTATTGAGTTACCAATTTTGCCACTACTTACGGGAAAAATTTTCTAAATTCCGCGATGGAGAAATATATAAGCACCGAAATTTAGGGAAAAAAAATTTTAACTTCGGTTTTACTTTCGTCGTTCACCCGTGTTAAAATAGTTGCGTATTGTTTATGTATTTATGCGGTGTTAGACAAGCTACCTCCGCCAAGACATTATTTTTGCCCTGACAGTTTCTTTTTTATATTGTGATGCTAAGTATTTTCTCAATCCCCTCTTTCCAGATGCACGCTAGTTACTCATAGAACCTATTTCGGCTCAAAACTAAAATTGAAGGCTGTACTATGTTTTAAAGCCGGAATCATCCCGATCCAGCAATAAAATCAGCGTATTACAATATATACCCATTTGACAATTCCCAAATATTGTTGTTGTCTAGAGTTTTGCTGCTTACCACTTGCCACATATATTACTATTGACCATACCTAACTGATAGTAGCAACGCTCAGTCAGGATTAAATATCATAATCCAGTTTTGATAACCAAAACTACCGTGTATAGTATGGTTAGAATTAGTGCTAGTTAAAACACTTGATTGCAGTGGCTTTGGCGTCTAAATAAATTAGTTAATTTCTATAAGAGATAAGTATCCAATATATAGATTAACATATTTATTCAAAAATAAAGTCATGTTTTCTTTATATTTGCCAATAATTAGTTTAGTTTATACCTTGGGTGATAGATTTCAAAAATACCTAGTAAATTATGGTAAAAATGCCGAATTGTTACCAATCAGGGATTAGCGATCGCAAATTTTTTCGAGCTACTGTGTCACCAATACTTTTGACAGTACTGTGCTTAATTACTACCTATCCTATCAACGCCCAGGAGTCACCAAAAACCACCAAATCAACACCTAAGCTAATCTCACAGTCATCGGCACCTCCAATAACAGGTTCGGTATCCTCTGGCAATCAAATTTCCCTCAATGGTCGTACTTTACCAGGAACTTGGTTGCAACAACCTGGAAAATCTGGTCAGATGACAACTCATCTCAGTGATGGAGCATTCAGGCAATTAATTGGAATAAATTTCTTAAACAGTAGTAATTCAGCGAAGCAACCAATACAGTGGTTTTCGTCGGTGACAACGCCACAGGTATTAGCCGCTAGGCTACTAGGAGCATATCGCTATCTGGATATTACTAATTTTGCTCAAATATCGGGATGGCAAATTCAAGCGAATGGTAACACTTTGGTGATTGCTACCCCTAAAACACAAATCACAAATATTGTTCAGAGTCAGGAACCTCCAGAGGCGAGTGCGCCTTTGCAACAGACTCGGATACTTGTCGATTTAGATCGTCCCACTCCCTGGCAAGTTGCACAAGGTTCTGCGATCGCCAAACCGCAAACTCCATCTTCCGATCCAGATACGCCAACCCCAAAATCCACCACACCGCCAAATCGAGAGTGGATAGTTACCCTGGATGGAATAGCCGATCCCGTTTTGATAGAACGCCATACCCCGAAGCCACCAGCAGCACCACCAACATTACTGCCAAATCTGCTCAAACAATTATTACCAACTACACCAACACAACCAATACCATCACCCCCTGAACCACTGATTCAAAAAGTGGAGGTGCTGAAAAACCAAACGATTATTAGTTTGAGCGTTCCCTTTGGTCTATTGCCTCAAGTTAGTACTGTCGCTAACCCCAATCGCCTGATTATCGATATTCGACCCGATCCTTTAGAAGAGCGGGATATTACTTGGGCCCCAGGATTGCGCTGGCGACAGCATTATGTAAACTTGGGCACAGAACGCTTTCCGGTGGTCTGGCTAGAAGTTAATCCCCGTAAATTTGGGCTAACCTTGAAACCGATGTGGGCTAGTCCTGATGGGCTTGCGGGTACTGCTCCCTTGATTCAAACAGCCCAACGTTACTTAGCTGTCGCTGGAATTAATGGTGGTTATTTTAACCGTAACAACCGATTGCCATTGGGTGCGATTCGTCGAGATAATCAGTGGTTATCAGGCCCCATTTTGAATCGAGGTGCGATCGCTTGGAATGATTCAGGCCAATTTTACTTTGGTCGTCTCACCTTAGAAGAAACTTTAATCGCAGCAAATGACCAGCGCCTACCAATTCTGTTTCTCAACAGCGGTTACATCCAGAGTGGCATTGCTCGTTATACTCCAGCTTGGGGATCAACTTACACGCCCCTGACGGATAACGAAATTATTTTAGTGGTACAGAAAAACCAAATTACTCAACAGTTACCAGGCGGCAAAGTTAGTGGTACAGCAGTTCCCATTCCCCTGGATGGCTACCTGCTAACCTTACGCGCTAACGCTACTAGTGCTGCCTCCCAGCTACCTATTGGAAGCACAGTCAGCATTTCCAGCGCCACTACTCCAGTTGATTTTAGTCGTTATCCCTACATTATCGGGGCAGGACCGCTATTAGTCCAAAATCGTCAAGTTGTCCTTGATGCCAAAAGCGAAAAATTCAGCAATGCCTTTATTGCCGAAAAAGCTATTCGTAGCGGTATTTGCACAACGACAACAGGCACACTAATGATTACTGCTACCCATAATCGTGTCGGCGGTTATGGGCCTAATTTGGCAGAACACGCCCAATTGATGCAACTCATGGGCTGTGTAGATGCCCTAAATTTGGACGGCGGTAGTTCTACCAGCCTTTATTTAGGAGGGCAACTACTCGATCGATCGCCTAGTACAGCTGCTCGTGTTCACAACGGAATTGGTATTTTTCTACAACCACGAAAATGAGGTAATAGAAAAAACTCAATCCCCAGTCCCCAGTCCCCAATCCCCAATCCCCAGTCATTTTTTAAAGTTTAGAACAAGCTGCTATTTTGCTTGATGAAGACTTGGTGTAAACATCAGAATTTTAGTAGTGACAGTTTACACCATCAGGTTTGATTTTGCTATGTTTATCAAAGTGCGACAAAATTGCTGATTTTCAAGGTTGCAAGATAACGCCAGATTTTTTATCAATAGTTAAGAGTACCAACGGTTTGTTATGTCTTCAAATGAGGTAACTATGGCTCGATATCAAGAAACTACACAGACTGAAACTCTACACCTACCTCCAGCCATCACTTCTAGGGGCGTTGCTGCAACTGAATTACGTCCTTGGGGTGCTTTTACAGTTTTGGAAGAAGGGCGCGGATACAAAATTAAGCGCATCGAAGTTAAGCCCGGACACCGCCTCAGTCTACAAATGCACCATCACCGCAGTGAACATTGGATTGTTGTCTCTGGTACAGCTAGAGTAGTTTGTGGCGAGAAAGAAGTCCTACTGAGCAATAATGAGTCAACTTATGTACCCCAATGTACATCTCATCGTTTAGAGAATCCTGGCGTTATCCCCTTGGTGTTGATTGAAGTCCAAAATGGCGAATACTTGGGAGAAGATGATATTATCCGCTACCAAGATGACTATGCTCGTACCAAAGATTAAAACCAAAAGAACGCTATTAAAGCTTTAATCTTAAAGCTAATTCGTGTAAACCGTCTTTGTAAACGAACTACTACACCCCGGAAGTCCCTACCTAGTTAAGGTGGGGGCTGAAATATGTTAGTGTTATAAATGTAGTAATAGCGATCGCGCTCATGCCTTAGGTGATTTAGAATTTTGCATAAGCAAAGGTCAACCCATCTGTAAAATGGAAGATGGGGTATTCAATTGCAAAAAACGAGTTCCATGATTCATCTGAGTCAAGCAGCCGTGAGTGAAATTGGGCGCATAAAGTCCAAACAACAGCCAAATGTCTTGTTTCGATTGGCAGTAAAACCAGGTGGTTGTTCCGGGTTATTTTATGATATGTCCTTCGATGAAGCAATAAAAGTTGGCGACCAGGTTTTCGACTTGGATGAAATTCAAGTAGTTATAGATGCCACAACCTTAAATTACCTCAACGGTTTGAGGGTGGATTATTCAGAAGACTTAATGGGTGGTGGTTTTCGCTTCCACAATCCCCAGGCGATCGCGACCTGTGGCTGTGGCAATTCCTTTTCCTTAAGTCATTAGTGATTGAGCATTAGTCAAAAAACAGATGTTCAATCACTAAGGAAAAATCACAATTGACATAAAGCCGTAAAAAAAGATATAATCAGGATTTGTTAAAACTTAGACCATAAGCAGCTTTACGCGCTGTAACTCATGCCAACAATACAGCAGCTAATACGAACTGAGCGCGAACAAGCGCGTCAGAAAACCAAGTCCCCTGCTCTGAAGCAATGCCCCCAACGTCGGGGAGTTTGTACCAGAGTATACACGACCACACCAAAAAAGCCTAACTCAGCCCTACGCAAAGTAGCAAGAGTCAGACTTACCTCTGGATTTGAAGTTACAGCTTACATTCCAGGCATTGGTCACAACTTACAAGAACACTCAGTTGTGATGATTCGTGGCGGTCGGGTTAAGGATCTACCAGGCGTGAGATACCACATTATCCGTGGCACCTTAGATACAGCCGGAGTCAAAGACCGCAAGCAAGGCCGTTCCAAGTATGGAACCAAGCGGCCTAAAGAAGCGAAAAAATAGGATTAGGCGATTAATCGCATCCAACACGATTAATCGTCTACCTTAAAAGCATCGCCGTCTGTGTTCTAACAGCAATTATGTCTGTTTAAAAAAATCAAGCAAGCTACACCTACACTAAGCGAGCAAGTGTAGAAGTTCTGAAGAGAAGGCTGTAACTGACAGCGAATTTCTCATCTGAACATTAAAGTTTATAATCTTGTCGCCTTGAGTATTTAGTTGCAGGTAGCAAGTCAATGAATTTTAGATTTTAGATTTGCGATAGCGTAGCGTTAGCGAGTTATCGAGCGTCTTTTGGATTAGCTGAACCCACAAGGGAATTAGGCTTACAGACTTTTGATTTGTTCAGATCCTTGAGATCGGAATATATACCGAAAACTTTTAATCCAAAATCCAAAATCCAAAATCCAAAATTGACAGTCAATAAGTCAGCCTTGCTGCAACGGTCGAAAAAATTGAGGAAGTCTGAGGGTTGGGTTCTACCGCTTTTAGTTTCCGGTGTCTGATAGCATATAATTTCGTTGCCAATTCCGAATTAAAGGTGAAGTATGTCTCGTCGTGGTGTTATTCAAAGGCGCCCAGTTCCGTCTGACTCTGTATATAACAGTCGCCTTGTCAGCATGATTATCAGACGGATTATGCGTCATGGCAAGAAATCGCTTGCCGCACGCATTGTTTATGATGCCTTAAAAACTATTGAAGAACGCACTGGTGCTGGTGCCTTAGAAACTTTTGAAAGAGCAGTGCGAAATGCCACGCCTTTAGTAGAAGTAAAGGCTCGGCGAGTTGGTGGAGCAACCTACCAAGTACCAATGGAAGTGCGGACAGAACGGGGTACTACCCTAGCACTGCGTTGGTTAGTGCAATATTCTCGCTCAAGACCAGGCCGGACAATGGCCAGCAAATTGGCAAATGAGTTAATGGATGCTGCTAACGAAACTGGCAATGCCATTCGCAAACGTGAAGAAACACACCGGATGGCGGAAGCTAACAAAGCATTTGCCCACTATCGTTACTAAGTAAAAAAGCGATATATCGCCTTGCCGAAGCGGTATATCGTGGATTTACAAAAAAGACGGTTTTCCGTAAAAGTATAGAATCTTAACAAAGAGTAATATACAAGATATCATGAGGCAAAAACTATAGGAGGTAGCTGTGGCACGCACGATCCCGCTAGAGAAAGTACGCAACATTGGTATTGCGGCGCATATAGATGCGGGCAAAACAACAACAACAGAGAGAATATTATTTTACTCTGGGATAATTCATAAAATTGGCGAAGTTCATGAAGGAACTGCCGTCACAGACTGGATGGAGCAAGAGCGGGAACGGGGAATTACCATTACTGCCGCTGCGATCAGTACCAGCTGGAAAGATCATCAAATTAACATTATCGATACTCCTGGTCACGTAGACTTCACAATTGAAGTTGAGCGCTCCATGCGCGTGTTGGATGGTGTAATCGCAGTATTTTGTTCTGTGGGCGGCGTGCAACCGCAGTCTGAGACAGTCTGGCGACAAGCAGAACGCTACAAAGTTCCTCGGATCGCCTTTATCAACAAGATGGATCGCACCGGAGCGAACTTTTATAAAGTTCACGAGCAAATTCGCGATCGCCTGCGGGCGAATGCGATCGCCATTCAATTACCCATTGGTAGTGAAAACGACTTCCGAGGTATTGTTGACCTAGTACGGCAACGTGCGTATATTTACGCTAATGACCAAGGAACCGATATTCAGGAAACTGATATCCCAGAAGAACTACAAGCGCAGGTAGACGAATTCCGCACCAAGCTCATAGAAGCCGCAGCAGAAACTGATGATGCTTTGATGGCTAAGTACTTCGACGGCGAAGAACTTACAGAACAGGAAGTTCGGACTGCCCTGCGTAAAGGCACAATTGCGGGGACAATTGTACCAGTACTTTGTGGTTCGGCATTCAAAAACAAAGGCGTGCAATTGATGCTGGATGCCGTTGTCGATTACCTGCCAGCGCCAAGTGAAGTACCACCAATTCAAGGCTTACTGCCTAATGGCGATACTGTTGAGCGGCGGGCTGATGACAACGAACCCCTAGCAGCTCTGGCATTCAAGATTATGGCTGACCCTTACGGTCGCCTGACATTTGTTCGCGTTTATTCTGGTGTCCTGAAGAAGGGCAGCTACGTTCTCAACGCTAGTAAGAATAAAAAAGAACGGATTTCCCGCTTAGTTCTCATGAAAGCAGACGATCGGCAA
This Nostoc sp. C052 DNA region includes the following protein-coding sequences:
- the fusA gene encoding elongation factor G, which translates into the protein MARTIPLEKVRNIGIAAHIDAGKTTTTERILFYSGIIHKIGEVHEGTAVTDWMEQERERGITITAAAISTSWKDHQINIIDTPGHVDFTIEVERSMRVLDGVIAVFCSVGGVQPQSETVWRQAERYKVPRIAFINKMDRTGANFYKVHEQIRDRLRANAIAIQLPIGSENDFRGIVDLVRQRAYIYANDQGTDIQETDIPEELQAQVDEFRTKLIEAAAETDDALMAKYFDGEELTEQEVRTALRKGTIAGTIVPVLCGSAFKNKGVQLMLDAVVDYLPAPSEVPPIQGLLPNGDTVERRADDNEPLAALAFKIMADPYGRLTFVRVYSGVLKKGSYVLNASKNKKERISRLVLMKADDRQDVDELRAGDLGAALGLKDTLTGDTLCDDGSPVILESLFIPEPVISVAVEPKTKNDMDKLSKALQSLSEEDPTFRVRVDPETNQTVIAGMGELHLEILVDRMLREFKVEANVGAPQVAYRETIRKAVNKVEGKFIRQSGGKGQYGHVVINLEPGEPGTGFEFVSKIAGGSVPKEYVGPAEQGMKESCESGVLAGYPLIDVKATLIDGSYHDVDSSEMAFKIAGSMAMKEAVLKASPVLLEPMMKVEVEVPEDYIGNVIGDLIARRGQIESQSTEQGLAKVASKVPLATMFGYATDIRSKTQGRGIFTMEFSHYEEVPRSVAETIIAKSKGNA